A window from Primulina eburnea isolate SZY01 chromosome 2, ASM2296580v1, whole genome shotgun sequence encodes these proteins:
- the LOC140824279 gene encoding uncharacterized protein → MPSYAKFLKDILANKRKLEDPMTVKLTVIALQKLGLGEPKPTQMSLQLADGSVKHPRGVKEDVLVKVGKFTFPTDFVVLDMEEDREMPLILGRPFLATGKAVIEVQEGKLRLRVGKEEITFNVFNALKHPLHTNDCFIVDSSDSLVCQFVQDAIKD, encoded by the exons ATGccgagttatgctaaatttctaAAAGACATCTTAGCcaataagaggaagttggaggatcccATGACGGTAAAATTGACTGTTATTGCTCTGCA GAAACTTGGATTGGGCGAGCCTAAACCCACACAgatgtccttgcaactagcTGACGGATCTGTCAAACATCCACGAGGAGTCAAAGAAGATGTGTTGGTGAAAGTGGGAAAGTTTACATTTCCTACAGATTTTGTGGTGCTTGACATGGAAGAGGATAGGGAGATGCCTTTGATTTTagggagaccattccttgcaactggcaaggccGTGATTGAagtgcaagaagggaagttgagattgagagtgggaaAGGAAGAAATcacttttaatgtttttaacGCTCTTAAGCACCCACTGCACACTAATGATTGTTTTATAGTTGATTCATCGGATTCACTTGTGTGTCAATTTGTGCAGGATGCTATAAAGGATTAA